The following are encoded in a window of Nibricoccus aquaticus genomic DNA:
- the rfbB gene encoding dTDP-glucose 4,6-dehydratase yields MNILVTGGCGFIGSNFIRQRLTETGSPLTKLVNLDALTYAGNPANLADLASDPRYVFAHGDIGDTALVSKLLADHAIDAVVNFAAESHVDRSIDSPEPFIQTNVVGTLRLLNAARLHWAKLPTSKKEAFRFLHVSTDEVYGTLAAGDAPWNEECPYEPNSPYAASKASSDHLVRSFQHTYGFPTVTTNCSNNYGPFHFPEKLIPLMILNALEGKPLPVYGDGQQIRDWLYVEDHATAIWLALTKGRVGETYNVGGLNERPNLEIVNRICAILDKRSPRADGKPYITQITYVADRPGHDRRYAIDSTKIRKELGWSPKENFDTGIEKTVDWYLKNRTWAADITSKKYARERLGTKA; encoded by the coding sequence ATGAATATCCTCGTCACCGGCGGCTGCGGCTTCATCGGCTCCAACTTCATCCGCCAGCGCCTCACCGAAACCGGCTCGCCTCTCACGAAACTCGTCAACCTCGACGCCCTCACCTACGCCGGCAACCCCGCCAATCTCGCCGACCTCGCTTCCGATCCACGCTACGTTTTCGCGCATGGCGACATCGGCGACACTGCCCTCGTTTCAAAACTCCTCGCCGATCACGCCATCGACGCCGTCGTTAACTTCGCCGCCGAATCTCACGTCGACCGCTCCATCGATTCCCCCGAGCCCTTCATCCAAACCAACGTCGTCGGCACCCTCCGCCTCCTCAACGCCGCCCGTCTCCACTGGGCAAAACTCCCGACGTCGAAAAAAGAAGCGTTCCGCTTCCTCCACGTCTCCACCGACGAAGTCTACGGCACCCTCGCCGCCGGCGATGCTCCTTGGAACGAGGAATGCCCTTACGAACCCAACTCACCCTACGCCGCCTCGAAGGCCTCCAGCGACCACCTCGTCCGCTCCTTTCAACACACCTACGGCTTCCCCACCGTTACGACCAACTGCTCCAACAACTACGGCCCCTTCCACTTTCCCGAGAAACTCATCCCGCTGATGATTCTCAACGCCCTCGAGGGAAAACCGCTCCCCGTTTACGGCGACGGCCAGCAAATCCGCGACTGGCTCTACGTCGAAGACCATGCCACCGCCATCTGGCTCGCCCTCACCAAAGGCCGCGTCGGCGAAACCTACAATGTCGGCGGCCTCAACGAACGCCCGAATCTTGAAATCGTTAACCGCATCTGCGCGATCCTCGACAAACGATCGCCCCGCGCCGACGGCAAACCCTACATCACGCAGATCACCTACGTCGCCGACCGCCCCGGTCACGACCGCCGCTACGCGATCGACAGCACCAAAATCCGCAAAGAACTCGGCTGGTCCCCCAAGGAAAACTTCGACACCGGCATCGAGAAAACCGTCGACTGGTATCTCAAAAACCGCACCTGGGCCGCCGACATCACTTCGAAAAAATACGCCCGCGAACGCCTCGGCACCAAAGCCTGA
- a CDS encoding glycosyltransferase family 2 protein, translating into MRVSFLIPLYNCLPLTQAMLDSLQATLPVGLDHEIILIDDGSADGTRDWLRTLSSDATLPNLRVLINDRNLGYAATNNRAASIATGDLLVLLNNDLVLTSRWLEPMLAAHAALGPRAGIVGNVQLSIRTGEIDHTGIVINAKAKPVHDRELPPFAPALKPVPAVTGACLLIARELWLRLGGFDTAFINGGEDVDLCLRAARLGLTTAVAQRSIIHHHVSSSPGRKLRDEQNSHLLASRWRPEFARLSHRAVCRDYLARELTAATVATSPLDVLQAGLHAAGLTSRPPVVALRRMADALDNEFSRWDKILPARG; encoded by the coding sequence GTGCGCGTCTCCTTCCTCATCCCGCTCTACAACTGCCTGCCCCTCACGCAGGCCATGCTCGACTCCCTCCAGGCCACACTCCCCGTCGGCCTCGACCACGAGATCATCCTTATCGACGACGGCAGCGCCGACGGCACCCGCGACTGGCTCCGCACACTTTCGTCCGACGCCACGCTTCCAAACCTTCGCGTCCTCATCAACGACCGCAACCTCGGCTACGCCGCCACCAACAACCGCGCCGCCTCCATCGCCACCGGCGACTTACTCGTCCTCCTCAACAACGACCTCGTCCTCACCTCTCGCTGGCTCGAGCCCATGCTCGCCGCTCACGCCGCCCTCGGTCCGCGCGCCGGCATCGTCGGCAACGTCCAGCTCTCCATCCGCACCGGCGAAATCGACCACACCGGCATCGTCATCAATGCGAAGGCCAAACCCGTCCACGACCGCGAACTCCCGCCCTTCGCTCCCGCGCTCAAACCCGTCCCCGCCGTCACCGGCGCCTGCCTCCTGATCGCCCGCGAACTCTGGCTCCGTCTCGGCGGCTTCGATACCGCCTTCATCAACGGCGGCGAAGACGTCGACCTCTGCCTCCGCGCCGCCCGCCTCGGCCTCACCACCGCCGTCGCTCAACGCAGCATCATCCACCACCACGTCAGCAGCTCCCCCGGCCGCAAACTCCGCGACGAACAAAACTCCCACCTCCTCGCCTCCCGCTGGCGCCCCGAATTCGCCCGCCTTTCCCACCGCGCCGTCTGCCGCGACTATCTCGCCCGCGAACTCACTGCCGCCACCGTCGCCACCTCCCCGCTCGACGTCCTTCAAGCCGGCCTCCACGCCGCCGGCCTCACCTCCCGACCGCCCGTCGTTGCCCTCCGCCGCATGGCCGACGCTCTCGATAACGAATTCTCCCGCTGGGACAAAATTCTCCCGGCCCGCGGCTGA
- the rfbA gene encoding glucose-1-phosphate thymidylyltransferase RfbA, giving the protein MNRKGIVLAGGSGTRLYPLTIAVSKQLMPVYDKPMIYYPLSILMLAGIREILIISTPLDLPLFKRLLGDGSQFGLTLTYAEQPSPDGLAQAFVIANQVGFLDDKTPSALVLGDNLFYGQDLVKSLASATARTTGATIFGYHVADATAYGVVEFAPDGRVVSLEEKPAQPKSNYAVPGLYFYDHDVVALAKALKPSKRGELEITDLNRLYLEAGKLHVELLGRGTAWLDTGTHDSLLAAGQFVEVIENRQGLKIACLEEIAYRQKWINRAQLDEQIKRLGKSNYGQYLKKL; this is encoded by the coding sequence ATGAATCGCAAAGGCATCGTCCTCGCCGGCGGATCCGGCACCCGGCTTTATCCCCTCACCATCGCCGTCTCCAAACAGCTGATGCCCGTCTACGACAAGCCGATGATCTACTACCCGCTGTCGATCCTCATGCTCGCCGGCATCCGCGAGATCCTGATCATCTCCACACCGCTCGACCTTCCCCTCTTCAAACGTCTTCTCGGCGACGGCTCTCAATTCGGCCTCACACTCACCTATGCCGAACAACCCAGCCCCGACGGCCTCGCCCAAGCCTTCGTCATCGCCAATCAAGTCGGCTTCCTCGACGACAAGACACCCTCCGCCCTCGTCCTCGGCGACAACCTCTTCTACGGCCAGGACCTCGTAAAATCCCTCGCGTCCGCCACCGCACGTACCACCGGCGCCACCATCTTCGGTTACCACGTCGCCGATGCCACCGCCTACGGCGTGGTCGAGTTCGCCCCCGACGGCCGCGTCGTTTCCCTCGAAGAGAAACCTGCGCAACCAAAGTCCAACTACGCCGTCCCCGGCCTCTACTTCTACGACCACGACGTCGTTGCCCTCGCCAAAGCCCTTAAACCCTCCAAGCGCGGCGAGCTCGAAATCACCGACCTCAACCGTCTCTACCTCGAAGCCGGCAAGCTCCACGTCGAACTCCTCGGCCGCGGCACCGCCTGGTTAGACACCGGCACCCACGACTCCCTCCTCGCCGCCGGCCAGTTCGTCGAAGTCATCGAGAACCGCCAGGGCCTCAAAATCGCCTGCCTCGAAGAAATCGCCTACCGACAGAAGTGGATTAACCGCGCCCAGCTCGACGAACAGATCAAGCGCCTCGGCAAATCCAACTACGGCCAGTACCTGAAAAAACTCTGA
- a CDS encoding glycosyltransferase gives MSNTPALSFVIPLYFSAGTIRPLVKAIEALVIEGGHEIVLVNDGSRDETAAVCRELVHEAKVPLVYIEHARNFGEHNAVLTGWRHACGTHVVNLDDDGQNLPAEAVRLWEQAKAERLDVVYGWYAEKKHSPWRNAGSWLTNKMTDWALDKPKGFYLSSFRCVSAFAAGEVAANSGPFPYIDGLLLQATQRIGSLEVRHAERVVGKSGYTLRRLVRLWASSFVNFSVMPLRIATLLGVTMGLGGMIAVGGVVYLWATGRGPVFGWGSLMAALLLFSGVQLLLLGVIGEYIGRMFLTINQRPQAVVREVTRGG, from the coding sequence ATGAGCAACACCCCTGCGCTCAGTTTTGTCATACCGCTGTATTTTAGTGCCGGTACGATCCGTCCGTTGGTGAAGGCGATTGAGGCGCTCGTCATTGAAGGCGGGCACGAGATTGTGCTCGTTAACGATGGCAGTCGGGACGAGACGGCGGCGGTGTGCCGCGAATTGGTCCACGAGGCGAAGGTGCCGTTGGTCTACATCGAGCACGCGCGGAATTTCGGCGAACACAACGCGGTGCTGACCGGTTGGCGCCATGCCTGCGGAACGCACGTGGTGAATCTCGATGATGACGGCCAGAATCTACCGGCGGAAGCGGTGCGACTTTGGGAGCAAGCGAAGGCGGAGCGGTTGGATGTCGTTTATGGTTGGTATGCCGAGAAGAAGCATTCGCCTTGGCGCAATGCGGGCAGCTGGCTCACGAATAAAATGACGGACTGGGCGCTGGATAAGCCCAAGGGATTTTATCTTTCGAGTTTCCGGTGTGTGAGTGCGTTTGCAGCGGGAGAAGTGGCGGCGAACAGCGGGCCGTTTCCCTATATTGATGGGTTGCTGCTTCAGGCGACGCAGCGGATCGGATCGCTGGAGGTGCGCCATGCGGAGCGGGTGGTGGGGAAAAGCGGATACACGCTGCGGAGGCTGGTGCGATTGTGGGCGAGTTCGTTTGTGAATTTTTCCGTGATGCCGCTGCGTATCGCGACTTTGCTGGGCGTGACCATGGGCCTGGGTGGCATGATTGCGGTGGGCGGGGTTGTTTATCTGTGGGCGACCGGGCGGGGGCCGGTTTTTGGGTGGGGTTCGCTGATGGCTGCGTTGTTGTTATTCTCGGGTGTGCAGCTGCTGTTGCTCGGTGTGATCGGCGAGTACATCGGGCGGATGTTTCTGACGATCAATCAGCGGCCGCAGGCGGTGGTGCGCGAAGTGACGCGGGGCGGGTGA